From a region of the Nitrospira sp. genome:
- the dprA gene encoding DNA-protecting protein DprA encodes MNSQSLRPWLMLRAIPGVGDAILLKLVQAFGSPDAVFSATQADLEEVGCRPQLAEAIRRGPASAAVKQLDGELDQLQRRRITVLTYLDSQYPVPLKGIPDPPPLLYVQGTLVETDRRAVAIVGTRKVSPAGRAFAEALACELAALGFTIVSGLARGVDAAAHRGALSGQGRTVAVMGCGLDRTYPADHRQLRESIAQQGAVLSELPLGAAPHSYHFPRRNRIISGLSLGVVVTEAAVQSGSLITARLAGEQGREVFAVPGFVNAENSRGPNSLLKDGARLVESAQDILEELLPQLDVPFREQLSARGAGHNRRSLELGADEAHVYDAVSVLPQSIDEVIRRSGLPAAHVSALLLSLELKNCIRQLPGNEYVRLSSETR; translated from the coding sequence GTGAATAGTCAGTCTCTCCGACCCTGGCTGATGCTTCGCGCGATTCCCGGAGTGGGAGACGCGATTCTGCTCAAGCTGGTGCAGGCCTTCGGGTCTCCGGACGCAGTATTCTCGGCCACGCAGGCCGATTTGGAAGAGGTCGGATGCCGGCCACAACTGGCCGAGGCGATCCGCCGTGGGCCTGCTTCAGCGGCAGTCAAGCAACTGGACGGTGAGTTGGATCAGTTGCAGCGGCGACGGATCACGGTACTGACCTATCTGGACTCACAGTATCCCGTGCCGCTGAAGGGGATTCCGGACCCGCCACCGTTGCTCTATGTTCAAGGTACGTTAGTGGAGACCGACCGGCGCGCCGTGGCCATTGTCGGGACGCGGAAAGTGAGTCCGGCGGGCCGGGCATTTGCGGAGGCGTTGGCGTGTGAGCTGGCAGCGCTGGGATTTACGATCGTCAGCGGATTAGCTCGCGGAGTGGATGCGGCCGCGCACCGCGGGGCTCTGTCTGGACAGGGGCGGACGGTTGCGGTGATGGGCTGCGGCCTGGACCGTACGTATCCGGCCGATCACCGGCAGTTGCGCGAGTCGATTGCGCAGCAGGGTGCGGTGCTGTCCGAACTGCCGTTGGGGGCCGCGCCGCACAGTTATCACTTTCCCCGCCGCAATCGGATCATCAGCGGACTGTCATTGGGTGTCGTGGTGACGGAGGCCGCCGTGCAGAGCGGGTCACTCATTACTGCACGATTGGCCGGCGAGCAGGGGCGCGAAGTGTTTGCGGTGCCGGGCTTTGTCAACGCGGAGAATAGCCGAGGTCCGAATAGTCTGCTCAAGGATGGTGCGAGGTTGGTCGAGTCGGCGCAGGATATTCTCGAGGAATTGCTGCCGCAACTGGATGTCCCATTCCGTGAGCAGCTGAGTGCGCGGGGTGCGGGACACAATCGGCGAAGCCTTGAGTTAGGCGCGGACGAGGCGCATGTGTATGATGCTGTGTCGGTCCTGCCGCAGTCGATCGATGAGGTCATTCGGCGAAGCGGACTGCCTGCCGCTCATGTCTCGGCGCTCTTGCTCTCGTTGGAATTGAAAAATTGCATTCGGCAATTGCCCGGCAATGAGTATGTACGGCTCTCAAGCGAGACCCGTTGA
- the topA gene encoding type I DNA topoisomerase: MAKSLIIVESPTKARTITKYLGRGYSVMASVGHVKDLPTSKLGVDLENDFEPQYVTIKGKSKVLADIKKKAQEVDTVFLAPDPDREGEAIAWHIAQELHGKGKKKDGKVFRVLFNEITESAIKRALKSPGEIDIKLVQAQQARRVLDRIVGYQGSQLLWKKVRRGLSMGRVQSVAVRLICDREKEREAFRAEEYWSIVALLSGVNPPAFEAKLHSINGQDADIGTQEHAEHILQAVQGKGFVVHSIERKEKKRNPVAPFITSRLQQEAARKLHFTPKKTMTLAQQLYEGVEIGAEGPAGLITYMRTDSPRISQEATEEARTVIRERFGVEYLPASPNVYKTQKAAQEAHEAIRPTVAARDPESIKQYLEHDQYNLYKLIWNRFIASQMVPAILDVTRVDSTPVGTSDRYVFRTTGTVVKFPGHTAVYLEGTDAVLPSQKPKNEQEGEEESDRQLPALSEGESLQLVTQEGHTVPGLVSKQHFTQPPPRYNEALLIRELEEKGIGRPSTYAAIISTIQDRKYVEKLEGRFLPTETGRTVNDFLLKGFPDLLDTDFTSHMEEQLDEVEEGTKPWVSAVREFYTPFVKEMELAQSIPGPKDIVEPPTNLPCEKCGRMMEIKWGRNGKFLACPAYKEDPPCKNTQNFERLPDGTIKIVPKLEETTDEKCEKCSSPMVVKSGRFGKFLACSAYPECKTTKAIALGVKCPQPGCGGDLVQKRTKKGRNFYSCGRYPECEFALWDRPINKPCPTCNAPFLIEKVSKQAGRSVQCRNEECGYREAG; encoded by the coding sequence ATGGCCAAATCTCTGATCATTGTTGAGTCGCCGACCAAAGCGCGTACGATCACCAAATATCTTGGCCGCGGCTACTCCGTGATGGCATCCGTCGGACACGTCAAAGATCTGCCCACCAGCAAGTTGGGAGTCGATCTCGAGAACGATTTTGAGCCCCAGTACGTCACGATCAAGGGGAAGTCCAAGGTTCTCGCGGATATCAAGAAAAAGGCTCAGGAAGTGGACACGGTGTTTCTTGCGCCGGACCCTGATCGAGAAGGGGAAGCCATTGCCTGGCATATTGCTCAGGAATTACACGGCAAGGGGAAGAAAAAAGACGGCAAAGTCTTTCGCGTCTTGTTCAACGAGATCACGGAGTCAGCGATCAAGCGGGCGCTGAAGTCGCCGGGCGAAATCGATATTAAACTGGTGCAGGCGCAACAGGCCCGCCGGGTGCTCGATCGCATTGTCGGGTATCAAGGGAGTCAGTTGTTGTGGAAAAAGGTGCGTCGCGGTCTCAGCATGGGGCGCGTCCAGTCGGTGGCCGTGCGGCTCATCTGCGACCGGGAGAAGGAACGCGAAGCGTTCCGGGCAGAGGAATACTGGTCTATCGTGGCGCTGTTGAGCGGAGTCAATCCCCCAGCCTTCGAAGCGAAATTACACTCCATCAATGGCCAGGACGCGGATATCGGTACCCAGGAGCATGCTGAGCATATTCTCCAAGCCGTCCAGGGGAAAGGCTTCGTCGTTCACTCAATCGAGCGGAAGGAAAAGAAGCGGAACCCCGTGGCTCCGTTCATTACCAGCCGGCTTCAGCAGGAAGCCGCCAGGAAACTGCATTTCACACCCAAGAAGACCATGACGCTGGCACAGCAGTTATATGAAGGGGTGGAAATCGGCGCAGAAGGTCCGGCCGGACTCATCACCTATATGCGCACGGACTCCCCGAGAATCTCGCAGGAGGCGACCGAGGAGGCCAGGACGGTGATTCGTGAGCGGTTCGGAGTGGAGTATCTCCCGGCTTCGCCTAATGTCTACAAGACGCAAAAAGCTGCGCAAGAAGCTCATGAAGCGATCCGCCCAACCGTCGCGGCTCGCGACCCTGAATCCATCAAGCAGTATCTGGAGCACGATCAATACAACCTGTATAAGCTGATTTGGAATCGCTTTATCGCGTCGCAGATGGTGCCTGCCATTTTGGACGTCACCCGGGTGGATTCGACGCCTGTTGGAACCTCCGATCGCTATGTGTTTCGCACGACCGGGACAGTCGTGAAGTTCCCCGGGCATACGGCGGTGTATCTCGAGGGAACCGATGCGGTCCTCCCGTCACAGAAGCCCAAGAATGAGCAGGAAGGCGAAGAGGAATCAGATCGCCAACTACCTGCGCTGAGTGAAGGGGAGTCCTTGCAGCTCGTGACCCAGGAGGGCCACACAGTGCCGGGGTTGGTATCCAAGCAGCACTTTACGCAGCCGCCCCCGCGATACAACGAGGCGCTGTTGATCCGTGAACTGGAGGAGAAGGGCATTGGACGTCCGTCGACTTATGCCGCGATTATCTCGACGATTCAGGACCGGAAGTATGTTGAGAAACTGGAGGGACGGTTTCTGCCGACTGAAACCGGGCGGACGGTGAATGACTTTTTGTTGAAGGGATTTCCGGACCTCCTCGATACCGACTTCACGTCTCATATGGAGGAGCAGCTCGACGAGGTTGAGGAGGGTACGAAGCCCTGGGTTTCGGCGGTGCGGGAATTCTATACGCCGTTCGTGAAAGAAATGGAGCTGGCGCAGAGTATTCCCGGACCGAAGGACATCGTTGAGCCCCCGACGAACCTACCGTGCGAAAAGTGCGGCCGCATGATGGAGATCAAGTGGGGAAGGAACGGCAAGTTTCTCGCTTGTCCTGCGTACAAAGAAGATCCTCCCTGCAAGAACACGCAAAATTTTGAACGACTGCCGGATGGAACCATCAAGATCGTTCCTAAGTTGGAAGAAACGACAGACGAAAAATGTGAAAAGTGCTCGAGTCCCATGGTCGTCAAATCCGGGCGCTTCGGCAAGTTCCTCGCCTGTTCCGCCTATCCGGAATGCAAGACCACTAAAGCGATCGCACTCGGAGTGAAGTGTCCTCAGCCAGGTTGCGGTGGAGATCTCGTTCAGAAGCGCACGAAAAAAGGACGAAACTTTTATTCCTGTGGCCGTTACCCGGAATGTGAGTTCGCGCTCTGGGATCGTCCCATCAATAAGCCCTGCCCCACGTGCAATGCCCCCTTTCTCATTGAAAAGGTCAGCAAGCAGGCCGGCCGATCCGTGCAGTGTCGCAACGAAGAGTGCGGGTATCGCGAAGCGGGATAA
- a CDS encoding Rne/Rng family ribonuclease has product MGVEIAISIAREETRVAVLDNGVVTDLYGDRAKDQDYVGNIYKGRVAKVLPGMQAAFIDIGLEKAAFMHVSDLSMDVEQGDTLVEGDDEDNKDSEVPKPKRQSSKPIEELLSEGQEVVVQISKGPIGTKGSRVTTYVSLPGRYLVFMPTVEHIGVSRRIPRDEERARLKEIMKRARRPGYGYIVRTVSEGVKEEELRSDVEFLHVLWQDILTKRDQQPAPSLLHSDLSLSFRVVRDLFGRRVDRLLIDSREEYNAIKGFVQRFSPEQTSRIHFYDKEESLFDYLGVEQEIARAMSRKVWLKSGGYLVIDHTEAMTVIDVNTGRFVGKRDQEETILRNNLEAAREIAYQVKLRGIGGIIIVDFIDMEREKNRDKVYHALVDAMSSDKARTRISRVSDLGLIEISRERVREDLLRSLSEPCHYCDGRGYTKSPMSVAYEIFREVRRLGHEIEQQRVVVGAHPAVALLLQEQEQSGVEDLERRYSAKILVTPDERLHLEQFDLVVI; this is encoded by the coding sequence ATGGGTGTGGAGATCGCAATCAGTATCGCGCGGGAAGAAACCCGTGTGGCGGTGTTGGACAACGGCGTAGTGACGGATTTGTATGGTGATCGCGCCAAGGACCAGGACTACGTCGGCAACATTTACAAGGGGCGGGTAGCCAAAGTGTTGCCAGGTATGCAGGCGGCGTTCATCGATATCGGGCTGGAGAAAGCGGCGTTCATGCATGTGTCCGACCTGTCCATGGATGTCGAACAGGGCGACACGCTCGTGGAAGGTGATGACGAAGACAATAAAGATTCTGAGGTGCCCAAGCCCAAGCGACAAAGCTCCAAGCCCATCGAGGAGTTGTTGTCGGAAGGGCAGGAGGTCGTGGTCCAGATTTCCAAGGGGCCGATCGGGACAAAGGGGTCGCGTGTGACGACGTATGTGTCGTTGCCGGGCCGCTACCTGGTGTTTATGCCGACGGTGGAGCATATCGGCGTGTCCAGGCGGATTCCCCGTGATGAAGAGCGGGCGCGCCTGAAAGAGATCATGAAGCGGGCGCGTCGGCCGGGTTACGGCTATATCGTCCGGACGGTCAGCGAAGGGGTCAAAGAAGAAGAGTTGCGCTCCGACGTCGAGTTTCTGCATGTCTTGTGGCAGGACATCCTGACGAAACGTGATCAGCAGCCGGCTCCCAGTCTGCTGCATAGCGATTTGAGTTTGAGCTTCCGCGTGGTGCGTGATCTGTTCGGTCGGCGGGTCGACCGATTGTTGATCGATTCGCGGGAGGAATACAACGCGATCAAGGGCTTCGTGCAGCGGTTCTCTCCCGAACAAACCTCACGCATCCATTTTTACGACAAGGAAGAGAGCCTCTTCGACTACTTGGGGGTAGAACAGGAGATTGCCCGTGCCATGAGTCGAAAAGTGTGGCTCAAGTCCGGTGGCTATCTGGTCATCGATCACACCGAAGCCATGACGGTCATTGATGTGAACACCGGTCGCTTCGTCGGTAAACGGGATCAAGAAGAAACCATTCTGCGGAACAATTTGGAAGCGGCGCGAGAGATCGCCTACCAGGTCAAGCTGCGAGGGATCGGCGGGATCATCATCGTCGATTTCATCGATATGGAACGCGAGAAGAATCGCGACAAGGTCTACCACGCGTTGGTGGATGCCATGTCGTCGGACAAGGCGCGCACTAGAATTTCACGAGTCTCAGATCTCGGATTGATTGAAATTTCCCGCGAGCGTGTGCGGGAGGATTTGCTCCGGTCCCTGTCGGAGCCCTGTCACTACTGCGATGGACGCGGGTACACCAAGTCTCCCATGTCGGTAGCGTACGAAATTTTCCGAGAAGTGCGACGACTCGGTCATGAAATCGAACAACAGCGTGTGGTGGTTGGCGCGCATCCCGCTGTCGCCTTGCTGTTACAGGAGCAGGAGCAGTCAGGAGTCGAAGATCTTGAGCGACGGTATAGCGCCAAGATTCTGGTGACTCCGGACGAGCGGTTGCACCTGGAGCAGTTCGACTTGGTCGTGATATAG